A single window of Caldisalinibacter kiritimatiensis DNA harbors:
- a CDS encoding S8 family serine peptidase: MKGKRFLSIFLTLLLVLGTFSSVFAAPNKILPGTKTFKTPDVIEGNKLEQDPRAENLEDEEEVRIIVELNEDPIIKYATDRGVKVSELSSTTREQVADELLTIQRTVKENISNSNIDIVYHNSFVNVFNGFSGTTTFGDAKRIEKLPSVNRVYIANEYQRPEPDMNTSLDIVKARETWSELGYDGEGMVVAVLDTGIDPSHKDMVLSNRNKARLDRTIVDALIVSNSLPGKWFTEKVPYGYNYMDNNQEILDIGPDASMHGMHVAGTVGANGDPDNGGIKGVAPEAQLLAMKVFGNDPGMPSTFGDIIIRAIDDSVALGADVINMSLGSTSAFVMPDDPEQQAVTRAVENGVFVSISAGNSNHIGDGWDNPLAQNPDIGVVGSPGLTPESLQVASVENTHIKAEAFEYIDENDESHLVGYIAAGSYDPVEVFSGPVEYVYCGLGGIPENYEDEGLKPQDDFEGVDLEGKIALIKRGSFAFVDKIMNAQNHGAIGVIVFNHETGGESLINMMYPEDGLIPAVFIGHSDGSALLDLVDTGNNFIEFNGEQTTVLNPNSGKMSEFTSWGTTPNLDFKPEITAPGGNIYSTLNNNKYGIMSGTSMAAPHVSGGAALALQMVQDKFPHLSGRDKVEMAKNILMSTANPLPDKGLYNDYFGLGNYNFTSPRRHGAGVMNLYAATTTPAVVVDKDTGLSKVNLEEIDDYTTFTLTVDNFSNQTVTYAVYGTVQTDLVIDGVNQLETQGVYKADTIAPDGPNGFWSGEFPITFELDGTVIDNVYNLVEVPAGETVDFDVTIDLTDTADWFYNAPLEEIFPNGTFIEGFVRLVDVNDETPELSIPYIGFYGEWDEVPVIDESVYSDKISFYGITCMVDGEGYFLGQKPNEEFDDSKIAFSPNNDGWFDSANAVLSFLRNAREVDVNILDADGNKIRDLYYEEYVRKNYYDGGSGTFYNWKPEYEWDGKVNNEVVPDGEYIYEVRTKVDYENADWQTLKFPVIVDTVAPVIESVDYSEENNTITVTATDTGSTIREYYLMENGEIFATSDNGVFDLANDNSPHVFTVIVADYAGNETVHNEQLVFNVNDDTIPYIMLESPEAFGTYNVNEILVKGYVVESTGIKELRINDQIVDTVYNNETGNFEFETTLVLEDGMNIIDVTGIDLADNEINFERKIFVDTTAPVISITNKPSSVVNKNVESINISANITDNLPDLLVKVNGNVLANIQQDWSYFEDLPPAEFVIDNYNIDLEFGNNEIVIEAQDAAGNKTVKEYNVVRKEKSSSSSGSSSSKSSSRSSRETDENVVEDTITTKGGEISSSDNDVQLKFEAETFDENVDITVTLLEDNEDIEPKKTSNIVRITDIYEFDSESEEFNKPVKVEFKYDEDKLEDIDEELLGVYTFNEETNQWEYVGGKVDKENNKVIAELNHFSKYTVMASTRTFDDMVNHWAEHEVKVAAARGIIDGVDGINYAPERNMTRAEFVKVLVCTLGLEEKPYSETFTDTNEAWFTGYIEAAVDAGLISTEKTEFRPNEAITREEMATMVTAALEYKAPDKAVGTELTFEDKDEISEEALEAVAIAYNNGIIKGMTETTFAPKANATRAHAAVMIYRMLETLDLL; encoded by the coding sequence TTGAAAGGTAAAAGATTTCTATCTATTTTTCTTACGCTGCTTTTAGTATTAGGAACATTTAGTAGCGTTTTTGCAGCTCCAAACAAAATTTTACCAGGAACTAAGACATTTAAGACACCAGACGTAATTGAAGGCAATAAGTTAGAACAAGACCCAAGAGCTGAAAACTTGGAAGACGAAGAAGAAGTAAGAATTATCGTAGAATTAAATGAAGATCCAATCATAAAATATGCAACAGATAGAGGAGTAAAGGTAAGTGAATTAAGTTCAACAACTAGAGAGCAAGTAGCTGATGAATTATTAACTATTCAAAGAACAGTTAAAGAAAATATTTCTAACAGCAATATAGATATTGTTTATCATAATAGTTTTGTAAATGTATTTAATGGTTTTAGTGGAACAACAACTTTTGGTGATGCTAAAAGAATAGAAAAATTACCTAGTGTAAATAGAGTATATATTGCAAATGAATATCAAAGACCTGAACCAGATATGAATACTAGCTTAGATATAGTGAAAGCTAGAGAAACATGGTCAGAGTTAGGCTATGATGGGGAAGGTATGGTAGTAGCGGTTTTAGATACAGGTATAGACCCATCTCATAAAGATATGGTATTATCTAACCGAAATAAAGCTAGATTAGATAGGACTATTGTAGATGCATTAATAGTATCAAATAGCTTACCAGGTAAATGGTTTACAGAAAAAGTTCCATATGGTTATAACTATATGGATAACAATCAAGAAATACTAGACATTGGACCAGATGCATCAATGCATGGTATGCACGTAGCAGGAACAGTTGGGGCAAATGGAGATCCTGATAATGGTGGAATAAAAGGTGTTGCTCCTGAAGCACAATTACTTGCTATGAAAGTATTTGGTAATGACCCAGGTATGCCATCTACTTTTGGAGATATTATTATAAGAGCTATTGATGATTCAGTAGCATTAGGTGCAGACGTTATTAATATGAGCTTAGGTTCAACCTCTGCATTTGTTATGCCTGATGACCCAGAACAACAGGCTGTGACTAGAGCAGTGGAAAATGGTGTATTTGTGTCAATTTCAGCAGGTAATTCAAACCATATAGGAGATGGTTGGGATAATCCACTAGCTCAAAATCCAGATATAGGTGTTGTTGGTTCACCAGGGCTTACACCTGAGTCTTTACAAGTTGCATCTGTTGAGAATACTCATATTAAAGCAGAAGCTTTTGAGTATATTGATGAAAATGATGAATCACACCTAGTTGGATATATAGCAGCAGGTTCTTATGACCCAGTTGAAGTATTTAGTGGACCAGTAGAATATGTATACTGTGGTTTAGGTGGAATACCTGAAAATTATGAAGATGAAGGTTTAAAACCACAGGATGATTTTGAAGGAGTAGATCTAGAAGGTAAAATTGCTTTAATTAAACGTGGTTCCTTTGCATTTGTTGATAAAATAATGAATGCTCAGAATCATGGTGCAATAGGGGTTATAGTATTTAATCACGAAACAGGTGGAGAATCACTTATTAATATGATGTATCCTGAAGATGGATTAATTCCTGCAGTGTTTATAGGACATTCAGATGGATCAGCTTTATTGGATTTAGTTGACACCGGAAATAACTTTATTGAATTTAATGGAGAACAAACTACAGTATTAAATCCTAATTCAGGTAAAATGTCTGAATTTACTTCTTGGGGAACAACTCCTAACTTAGATTTCAAACCAGAGATTACTGCTCCAGGAGGTAATATTTATTCAACCCTTAATAATAATAAATATGGTATCATGAGTGGTACTTCAATGGCAGCTCCTCATGTATCTGGTGGAGCAGCATTGGCACTGCAAATGGTACAAGATAAATTCCCGCACTTAAGTGGTAGAGATAAAGTTGAAATGGCAAAAAATATTCTTATGAGTACAGCTAATCCATTACCAGATAAGGGATTATATAATGATTACTTTGGTTTAGGAAACTATAACTTTACATCGCCAAGAAGACATGGTGCTGGTGTGATGAATCTTTATGCTGCAACTACTACTCCTGCTGTAGTAGTAGATAAAGATACTGGTTTAAGTAAAGTAAACTTAGAAGAAATAGATGATTATACAACATTTACACTTACTGTAGATAACTTTAGTAATCAAACAGTTACTTATGCAGTTTATGGTACAGTACAAACTGATTTAGTAATTGATGGTGTAAATCAACTTGAGACTCAAGGTGTATATAAAGCTGACACTATAGCACCAGATGGACCAAATGGTTTCTGGTCTGGAGAATTCCCAATTACATTTGAATTAGATGGGACAGTTATAGACAATGTATATAACTTAGTAGAAGTACCAGCAGGTGAAACTGTAGACTTTGATGTAACTATAGATTTAACAGATACTGCTGATTGGTTCTATAATGCACCATTAGAAGAGATTTTCCCTAATGGGACATTCATAGAAGGATTTGTAAGATTAGTTGATGTAAATGATGAAACACCTGAACTTAGCATCCCATATATAGGATTCTATGGAGAATGGGACGAAGTTCCTGTAATAGATGAATCAGTATATAGTGATAAAATTTCTTTCTATGGAATTACATGTATGGTTGATGGAGAAGGATATTTCCTTGGTCAGAAGCCTAATGAAGAGTTTGATGATTCTAAGATAGCATTTTCACCAAATAATGATGGTTGGTTTGACAGTGCAAATGCAGTATTGTCATTCTTGAGAAATGCTAGAGAAGTAGACGTAAACATTTTAGATGCAGATGGAAATAAGATAAGAGATTTATATTATGAAGAATATGTAAGAAAGAATTATTATGATGGTGGTAGCGGAACATTCTACAACTGGAAACCTGAATACGAATGGGACGGTAAAGTTAACAACGAAGTAGTACCAGATGGAGAGTATATCTATGAGGTAAGAACTAAAGTTGATTATGAAAATGCAGACTGGCAAACTTTAAAATTCCCTGTTATTGTAGATACTGTAGCTCCAGTTATTGAAAGTGTAGATTATTCAGAGGAAAATAATACTATTACTGTAACTGCTACAGATACAGGTTCCACTATAAGAGAATATTACTTAATGGAGAATGGTGAAATTTTTGCTACATCAGATAATGGAGTATTTGATTTAGCCAATGATAATTCTCCACATGTATTTACTGTAATTGTAGCTGACTATGCTGGAAATGAAACGGTACACAATGAACAATTAGTTTTTAATGTTAATGATGATACAATTCCATATATAATGTTAGAAAGTCCAGAAGCTTTTGGAACATATAATGTAAATGAAATATTAGTAAAGGGTTATGTTGTAGAGAGTACTGGTATAAAAGAGTTAAGAATTAATGATCAGATAGTAGATACTGTATATAATAATGAAACTGGTAATTTTGAATTTGAAACAACACTAGTATTAGAAGATGGAATGAATATAATAGATGTAACTGGCATCGATTTAGCAGATAATGAAATAAATTTTGAGCGTAAGATATTTGTAGACACAACAGCTCCAGTTATAAGCATTACTAATAAACCAAGCTCAGTAGTAAATAAAAATGTGGAAAGTATAAACATATCAGCTAATATTACAGATAACCTTCCTGACTTATTAGTTAAAGTTAATGGAAATGTATTAGCAAACATCCAACAAGACTGGTCATATTTTGAAGATTTACCACCAGCTGAGTTTGTAATAGACAATTATAATATAGATCTTGAGTTTGGAAATAATGAAATAGTTATAGAAGCTCAAGATGCTGCTGGAAACAAAACTGTAAAAGAATATAATGTTGTAAGGAAAGAAAAATCAAGTAGTAGTTCGGGCTCAAGTTCAAGTAAATCAAGCTCAAGGAGTTCAAGAGAAACAGATGAAAATGTAGTTGAAGACACAATAACGACAAAAGGTGGAGAAATAAGTAGTTCTGACAATGATGTACAATTAAAATTTGAAGCTGAAACATTTGATGAAAATGTAGACATAACTGTAACTTTACTAGAAGATAATGAAGATATTGAGCCAAAGAAAACTAGTAATATAGTAAGAATTACAGACATTTATGAGTTTGATTCAGAAAGTGAAGAATTTAATAAGCCAGTGAAAGTTGAATTCAAGTATGACGAAGACAAATTAGAAGATATTGATGAAGAATTATTAGGAGTTTATACATTTAATGAAGAAACTAATCAATGGGAATACGTAGGAGGTAAAGTAGATAAAGAAAACAATAAAGTAATAGCTGAGCTTAATCACTTCAGTAAATATACAGTGATGGCATCAACTAGAACATTCGATGACATGGTTAATCATTGGGCTGAGCATGAAGTAAAAGTTGCAGCTGCTAGAGGCATAATTGATGGAGTAGACGGTATTAATTATGCACCTGAAAGAAACATGACCAGAGCGGAATTTGTAAAGGTTCTTGTATGTACGTTAGGACTAGAAGAAAAACCTTACTCAGAAACATTTACTGATACTAACGAAGCGTGGTTTACAGGTTATATAGAAGCAGCAGTTGATGCTGGGTTAATTTCTACAGAGAAGACAGAATTTAGACCTAATGAAGCAATAACTAGGGAAGAAATGGCTACAATGGTTACAGCAGCTCTAGAATATAAAGCACCTGATAAAGCAGTAGGTACAGAATTAACATTTGAAGATAAAGATGAAATATCAGAAGAAGCTCTTGAAGCAGTTGCAATTGCTTATAACAATGGAATAATCAAAGGTATGACTGAAACAACATTTGCACCAAAGGCTAATGCAACTAGAGCTCATGCAGCAGTAATGATTTACAGAATGTTAGAAACATTAGATTTATTATAG
- a CDS encoding S-layer homology domain-containing protein: MAKKVFLITLITLILVTSVSFADINDGLDNHWAKDLVDETFVSNYLNHLLNQDNGNFDPDKEITKGNFTLALFNLIKEYDSSLKENDSQDINYITFLKENLIIEEEFASKETLLRKDAVKIIMKALEKYTQLTNEQLDAPYKDLEGLSNEYISYILKANKLGIIKGYLDNTFRPNKSVSQVESIIILQRVKGELDMNSGSIPFKVVSNDKSYSVKKESVNVEEKQDKVIVKITKEFPTSGYTMDISKISKVSDEKYNIHLKINKPKSGMMTLQVITYKTITIEIDKKYLEDGELNFTIVSDSSFFKKTSK, translated from the coding sequence ATGGCAAAAAAAGTATTTTTGATTACATTGATTACTCTAATCCTTGTTACCAGCGTTTCATTTGCCGATATAAACGATGGTCTAGATAACCATTGGGCTAAGGACTTAGTAGATGAAACTTTTGTAAGCAACTATTTAAATCATTTACTTAATCAAGATAATGGAAATTTTGACCCTGATAAAGAAATTACAAAAGGAAATTTTACTCTAGCATTATTTAACTTAATTAAGGAATATGATTCATCACTTAAAGAAAATGACTCGCAAGATATAAACTATATTACATTTTTAAAGGAAAATTTAATTATTGAAGAAGAATTTGCTTCCAAAGAGACATTACTTAGAAAGGACGCAGTAAAAATTATTATGAAAGCGTTAGAAAAGTATACTCAATTAACAAATGAACAATTAGATGCTCCATATAAAGATTTAGAAGGACTATCTAATGAATATATTTCATACATTCTAAAAGCAAATAAACTAGGAATTATTAAAGGATATTTAGATAATACCTTCCGTCCTAATAAATCAGTAAGTCAAGTTGAATCAATTATTATTTTACAAAGAGTAAAGGGAGAGTTAGATATGAACAGTGGTTCAATACCATTTAAAGTAGTTAGCAATGATAAATCATATAGTGTTAAAAAAGAATCTGTTAATGTGGAAGAAAAACAGGATAAAGTTATAGTAAAAATAACAAAAGAGTTCCCTACATCAGGATATACTATGGACATTAGTAAGATTAGTAAGGTTTCAGATGAAAAATATAATATACATTTAAAAATAAATAAACCAAAGTCCGGTATGATGACATTACAAGTGATAACCTATAAGACTATAACCATAGAGATAGATAAGAAATATCTAGAAGATGGTGAACTTAATTTTACAATAGTATCAGATTCCAGTTTCTTTAAGAAAACCTCAAAATAA